The genomic interval CACCCGCGGCCGCATCGCCTGCGCGGTCTACGTGCTCTCCGCCTGCCTGCTCTTCGGTATCAGCGCCCTCTACCACCGGGGCGACTGGAGCCCCAGGGTCAACGCCGTGCTCCGCCGGCTCGACCACGCCAACATCTTCCTGATCATCGCCGGCACCTACACGCCGCTGACCATGCTGCTCCTCCCCGACGGCAAGGGCCAGGTGCTGCTCTGGGCGGTCTGGGCGGCCGCGGCGGCGGGCATCGCCTTCCGCATGTTCTGGGTCGGCGCGCCGCGCTGGCTCTACACCCCCTGCTACATCGCCATGGGCTGGGCCGCCGTCTTCTTCCTGCCGGACTTCCTGCGGAAGGGCGGCATCGCGGTGCTCGTCCTCGTGATCGTCGGCGGGCTGCTCTACAGCGTGGGCGGCGTCATCTACGGCATCAAGCGCCCCAACCCGTCCCCGCGCTGGTTCGGCTTCCACGAGGTCTTCCACTCGCTGACGCTGGCGGCGTTCATCGTGCATTACGTGGGCATCTCACTGGTCGCCTATACGCACGCCTGAGCCGGGCCCCTGCCCAGGGGCACCCACCACGCAGCCTCCAAGGCCGCGACCTCGACGAGGTCGCGGCCTTCGTCGCTCCCGGGGCGCGGCCTCCGCCGAGTGCGCCGCCCTCCGGCGCGCGCCCCCGCCGAACGCACCGAAGAGACCGGTCTCGATTGACAGTCTGCATCTTTTGAGAGTTACTTTCATTTGACGTCAACTCTCTTGGAGGTGTGTCTTGAGTACCCCGCTCGCACCCGAGGCCGAGGCCGGGCTCGACCCGCGCCGCTGGTGGGCCCTGGGCGCCCTGGTCGCCTGCATGCTGGTCCTCGGCTTCGACGGCACGATCCTCAACGTGGCCCTGCCGGTCATGGCCACCCAGCTCGGCGCCGACACCGGCGAACAGCAGTGGATCGCCAACTCCTACTTCGTCGTCTTCGCCGCCCTGATGCTCCCCGCGGGCCTGCTCGGCGACCGCTTCGGCCGCCGGCGGATGCTCCTGACCGGGCTCACGGTCTTCCTCGCGGGCTCGCTGCTCGGCGTCTTCGTCGACTCCCCGGGCCTGGTCATCGCGGCCCGCTCGGTCCTCGGCGTGGGCGGCGCGCTGATCATGCCGCTGGCCATGGCCGTACTGCCCACGCTGTTCCCGCCCGAGGAGCGCACCAAGGCCGTGGGCGCGGTCTCCGCCGCCTCCGCGCTGGGCATGCCGCTCGGCCCGATCGTCGGCGGCTGGCTGCTCGACCACTTCTGGTGGGGCTCGATCTTCCTGATCAACGTCCCGCTGGTGCTGCTCGGCATCGCCGCCTGCGTCTTCCTGCTCCCCGAGACCCGTGACCCGTCCTCCCCCAAGGTCGACGCCGTCTCCACCACCCTCACCGTCACCGGCCTCGGCGCCTTCGTCTTCGGGCTCAACGAGGGCCCCACCCGCGGCTGGAACTCCCCCTTCGTGCTCGGCGCGCTCGTCCTCGCCGTACTGCTGCTGACCGGCCTGGTCCTGCGCGAGCGGCGGCGCGCCCGGCCGATGCTCGACCTCGCCCTCCTGCGCCACGGCGGCTTCCTGTGGAGCACGATCGCGGCGTCCCTGGTCTCCTTCACCCTCATGGGCCTGCTGTTCGTGCTGCCCACCTACCTCCAGGCCGTGCTGGGTCTGGACGCCTTCGG from Streptomyces albireticuli carries:
- the trhA gene encoding PAQR family membrane homeostasis protein TrhA codes for the protein MTSAPDAALPAQPAPAGAAAAAPPGLPLPNAKPRLRGWLHAGMFPAVLIAGVFLTALADSTRGRIACAVYVLSACLLFGISALYHRGDWSPRVNAVLRRLDHANIFLIIAGTYTPLTMLLLPDGKGQVLLWAVWAAAAAGIAFRMFWVGAPRWLYTPCYIAMGWAAVFFLPDFLRKGGIAVLVLVIVGGLLYSVGGVIYGIKRPNPSPRWFGFHEVFHSLTLAAFIVHYVGISLVAYTHA
- a CDS encoding MFS transporter gives rise to the protein MLVLGFDGTILNVALPVMATQLGADTGEQQWIANSYFVVFAALMLPAGLLGDRFGRRRMLLTGLTVFLAGSLLGVFVDSPGLVIAARSVLGVGGALIMPLAMAVLPTLFPPEERTKAVGAVSAASALGMPLGPIVGGWLLDHFWWGSIFLINVPLVLLGIAACVFLLPETRDPSSPKVDAVSTTLTVTGLGAFVFGLNEGPTRGWNSPFVLGALVLAVLLLTGLVLRERRRARPMLDLALLRHGGFLWSTIAASLVSFTLMGLLFVLPTYLQAVLGLDAFGTGLRMMPMMGGLLVAARAAGPLVKRFGPRPVITGALFVMAVAGLLGSRTDLHDGYGWTALWLTLAGFGFGFGIIPAMDGALGALPRDRTGNGSGLLMTLRQVAGAVGIAVLGSLIAGAYTSRLDTTGLPPAAADAASDSLGRAHQVAAELGSKALARSADSAYLHGMDLALLVCAIAGIAAAMLTAAFLPNGRDKAATGDHGVVAEKVDA